ATGGCAGTAAAAGCAAAAACTCGTAAGCCTTTATTCGTAAAGCTCTCTCAAAATACGACTGATATAGTTCAAATAGCGAAATTAGCTGAAAATGCTGGAGCAGACGCCCTTACAGTCGTCAACACTCTTAAGGCTATGGCTATAGATATAGAGACTGGCAGACCAATTCTGGCAAATAAGATAGGGGGGTTATCAGGACCTGCTATCAAGCCTATAGCTTTAAGATGTGTTTATGAAATTTATCAGAATGTAGAAATCCCGATAGTAGGTTGTGGAGGTATAATCAATTGGCAAGATGCTATCGAGTTCTTTCTAGCTGGTGCTACAGCCATACAGATAGGTACAGGGATTGCTTACGAGGGATTGAGTGTGTTCGAGAAGATAAAACAAGGTATAAAGGATTATTTAATTTTGAAAGGGAAAAGAAGTGTGAAAGAAATAGTTGGTTTTGCCCATAGCTTCTAATAAACCTAGGATTGTGCAAGTATTAGATATAAAAGAAGAGTCTGAGACTGTACGATCCCTAATATTTAGGGATGATTTATGCTCCAAGGCGAAGCCTGGTCAATTCGTTATGGTATGGATACCAGGGGTGGATGAAATCCCCATGAGTATCTCTATGATGGGAGATCAAAGTTTAGCTGGTTTTACTGTAAGGAAGGTAGGAGAAGCCTCCAAAGCTCTATTTGATATGAAAGTTAAGAACATTCTGGGTATAAGAGGACCTTATGGGATGCCTTTTACACCTATTTTTGGAGATGTGATGATCGTAGGTGCTGGGACGGGACTTGCTCCTTTACTGCCACTCGCTGAAATTCTAACGCAAAAATTTGCTTCAATCAACATAATAATTGGAGGTAAGACTTTATCCGAGTTTGTTCTTGTAGATAGAGCGAGGAAAACCCTTCTCAAGAATAATAGTGAGATTATAATAACTTCTGAGGATGGGAGTTATGGGATCAAAGGCTTGGCAACCGATGTAATGGAGTCAATTTTAAAGAAAAAGTACATAGACATAATCTATACGTGTGGTCCAGAATTGATGATAAAGAAGGTCTTTGAGATTGCCCAAAAATTTAGTGTACCAATTCAAGCTAGCCTCGAAAGGATAATGAAGTGTGGTATTGGTATTTGTGGCAGTTGTTGTATTGGTAGATATCGCGTATGTAAAGATGGCCCGATATTTGATTCTAAAAAACTCGAAGAAATTATTGATGAATTGGGTTTATTCAGAAGGGATCATTCTGGAATGGTTACCATGATAGAGTAAAAGAATATATTAGAGCCTTTTCATATTATTAAAAGGTGTATATATGCCTACTCACGGATCACTGACAAAGGCAGGTAAAGTTAGGAGTGCGACTCCGAAGTTAGAGGCCAGAAAAAAAATTGCTCCTATACCAAAAAGTGGGAATAGAAAGAAATTTATAAAAAGATTCTTTTTGGAAAGAAGACCAGGGCAGAACTGGTTAAGTTAATAATTCGAATCTTAACATCTTTAAATTCTAGATATTATTGTAGATCAGGATCATTTTTTATAACCTCCTTA
The Candidatus Methylarchaceae archaeon HK02M2 genome window above contains:
- a CDS encoding dihydroorotate dehydrogenase, whose protein sequence is MQVPDLSIEISGFKMKSPLMLASGIFGTSIKLLRRIFETGAGAVVTKSIGYVKRMGYNNPTLVEVYGGYLNAIGLSNPGIKEVYKELSRSKINDLPLIVSLFGAETYEFTEMISLLEDLKVKAYELNISCPHVEGFGAEVCQNSDLVKQLIMAVKAKTRKPLFVKLSQNTTDIVQIAKLAENAGADALTVVNTLKAMAIDIETGRPILANKIGGLSGPAIKPIALRCVYEIYQNVEIPIVGCGGIINWQDAIEFFLAGATAIQIGTGIAYEGLSVFEKIKQGIKDYLILKGKRSVKEIVGFAHSF
- a CDS encoding dihydroorotate dehydrogenase electron transfer subunit, translated to MPIASNKPRIVQVLDIKEESETVRSLIFRDDLCSKAKPGQFVMVWIPGVDEIPMSISMMGDQSLAGFTVRKVGEASKALFDMKVKNILGIRGPYGMPFTPIFGDVMIVGAGTGLAPLLPLAEILTQKFASINIIIGGKTLSEFVLVDRARKTLLKNNSEIIITSEDGSYGIKGLATDVMESILKKKYIDIIYTCGPELMIKKVFEIAQKFSVPIQASLERIMKCGIGICGSCCIGRYRVCKDGPIFDSKKLEEIIDELGLFRRDHSGMVTMIE
- a CDS encoding 30S ribosomal protein S30e, with the protein product MPTHGSLTKAGKVRSATPKLEARKKIAPIPKSGNRKKFIKRFFLERRPGQNWLS